The following are encoded together in the Onychostoma macrolepis isolate SWU-2019 chromosome 03, ASM1243209v1, whole genome shotgun sequence genome:
- the LOC131536250 gene encoding neurexophilin-1: protein MRSDHGFIMLLLNGTACLLALGQEDTHSSSSSFPSSTSKSSSSADSSKTLGVLGSQGSISPLSRWVMHSRGRAANTSTMELPYRSPVPFSKQEFWEMLGSDLFKSDTDASGNSRVKRRPPIVKTGKFKKMFGWGDFYSNIKTVRLNLLITGKIVDHGNGTFSVYFRHNSTGQGNISVSLVPPVKAVEFDLERQSVVYPKDSKIFNCRVDYEKVDRSKRTSLCNYDPSKTCFQEQTQSHVSWICSKPFKVICIYISFYSTDYRLVQKVCPDYNYHNEMPYLPSG, encoded by the coding sequence CTGGCTCTAGGACAGGAAGATACCCACTCGTCATCTTCTTCCTTCCCCTCGTCTACGTCTAAGTCCTCCTCCTCAGCAGACTCCTCCAAAACTCTGGGGGTTCTGGGATCTCAGGGTTCGATTTCACCCCTGAGTCGCTGGGTGATGCACAGCCGCGGACGTGCCGCCAACACTTCCACAATGGAGCTGCCCTATCGTTCGCCAGTGCCCTTTTCCAAACAGGAATTTTGGGAGATGCTGGGGAGCGATCTTTTCAAATCAGACACGGACGCATCGGGGAACTCGCGTGTCAAGCGCCGCCCACCAATCGTCAAAACTGGCAAATTTAAGAAGATGTTCGGCTGGGGCGACTTCTACTCCAACATCAAGACAGTGCGCCTCAACCTGCTCATCACGGGTAAGATCGTGGATCACGGGAATGGTACCTTCAGCGTCTACTTCCGTCACAATTCCACCGGCCAGGGGAACATCTCAGTCAGCCTGGTACCTCCGGTGAAGGCTGTGGAGTTCGACTTGGAGCGCCAGAGCGTGGTCTACCCTAAAGACTCGAAGATCTTCAACTGTCGCGTAGACTACGAGAAGGTGGACCGCAGCAAACGCACCTCACTCTGCAACTATGACCCCTCCAAGACCTGCTTCCAGGAGCAGACACAAAGCCACGTGTCCTGGATCTGCTCCAAACCCTTTAAGGTCATTTGTATCTACATTTCCTTCTACAGCACAGACTACCGACTGGTGCAGAAGGTCTGTCCAGACTATAATTACCACAACGAGATGCCCTACCTACCCTCAGGCTAG